A genomic window from Triticum urartu cultivar G1812 chromosome 7, Tu2.1, whole genome shotgun sequence includes:
- the LOC125523089 gene encoding pentatricopeptide repeat-containing protein At1g80150, mitochondrial produces MLSLGALRKLCAAFDAVALTIIAAGLSHPRCRPFSARAGGHSPPPDFPTIASCRAAVAASKRRLQASSPPAEARPEGPADAEAPVLVRIKSERDPVRLYELFKANADNRVLVENRFAFEDAVARLAGARRNDLVEEILEQHKALPQGRREGFVIRIIGLYGRARMPEHALRTFREMEMYGCERTVKSLNATMKVLMQARLFDEALQLLDEASPTYGVELDDISYNTVVKMACDMGELHAAYRVMQEMEKEGVRPDVITYTTLMAAFYKNGHREVGDGLWNLMRLRGCMPTLTSYNVRIQFLINRRRGWQANDLVRKMYAAGITPDEITYNLVIKGFFVIGEHEMAKTVFGAMHGRGCKPNERIYQTMVHYLCKRREFNLAFRLCKDSMEKNWFPSVDTIHNLLKGLMVIKKDRNAREIMKLVAERKPSFSVDDVKAFQDILSHGKTGR; encoded by the coding sequence ATGCTATCCCTGGGCGCCCTCCGCAAGCTCTGCGCCGCCTTCGACGCCGTCGCGCTCACCATCATCGCCGCCGGCCTCTCCCACCCCCGCTGCCGCCCCTTCTCCGCGCGCGCGGGCGGGCACTCCCCTCCGCCGGACTTCCCCACCATCGCCTCCTGCCGCGCCGCGGTCGCGGCCTCCAAGCGCCGCCTCCAGGCCTCTTCGCCCCCCGCCGAGGCGCGGCCGGAAGGGCCCGCGGACGCCGAGGCGCCGGTGCTGGTCAGGATCAAGAGCGAGCGAGACCCGGTGCGGCTGTACGAGCTGTTCAAGGCCAATGCGGACAACCGCGTGCTGGTCGAGAACCGGTTCGCGTTCGAGGACGCGGTGGCGCGTCTGGCAGGTGCTCGACGGAATGACCTCGTGGAGGAGATCCTCGAGCAGCACAAGGCGCTGCCCCAGGGAAGGCGGGAGGGGTTCGTCATCAGGATCATTGGCCTGTACGGGAGGGCCCGGATGCCGGAGCACGCGCTCCGGACCTTCAGGGAGATGGAGATGTACGGGTGCGAGCGCACGGTCAAGTCGCTCAATGCCACGATGAAGGTGCTGATGCAAGCACGGCTCTTTGATGAGGCCCTGCAGCTGTTGGACGAGGCATCACCCACGTACGGGGTTGAGCTGGATGACATTTCGTATAACACAGTGGTGAAGATGGCGTGCGACATGGGGGAGCTCCATGCAGCGTACCGGGTAATGCAGGAGATGGAGAAGGAAGGAGTGCGGCCAGATGTCATCACATACACAACACTGATGGCTGCGTTCTATAAGAATGGCCACCGTGAGGTTGGGGATGGCCTGTGGAACCTCATGAGGTTGAGGGGTTGCATGCCCACGCTAACCAGTTACAATGTAAGGATTCAGTTCCTGATCAACAGGAGAAGGGGCTGGCAGGCAAATGATCTGGTGCGGAAAATGTATGCAGCGGGGATAACACCGGATGAGATCACATATAACTTGGTTATTAAGGGATTTTTTGTGATAGGTGAGCATGAGATGGCGAAGACGGTCTTTGGTGCAATGCATGGGAGGGGATGCAAGCCAAATGAAAGGATTTACCAGACAATGGTACATTACCTATGTAAGCGAAGGGAGTTTAATTTGGCATTCAGATTGTGCAAAGACAGCATGGAGAAGAACTGGTTTCCAAGTGTCGATACCATTCACAATCTGCTGAAAGGCCTTATGGTAATTAAAAAGGACAGGAATGCCCGAGAGATA